A section of the Triticum dicoccoides isolate Atlit2015 ecotype Zavitan chromosome 7A, WEW_v2.0, whole genome shotgun sequence genome encodes:
- the LOC119330436 gene encoding fatty acyl-CoA reductase 1-like translates to MIGEMDADMVVGYFGGKSMLITGSTGFLGKVLVEKILRVQPDVKKLFLLVRAPDIESAKLRIQTEVTGREIFLVLKEKHGIGFDDFIEEKICPLAGDIMYENFGLDTANLRELSKDIDIIVNIAATTNFSERYDVAFDANVLGAKHVCAFARKCTKLKMLLHVSTAYVAGEQEGLILEKPFLMGETLKEGTHLDIESELNLIRETRRELKANCSLEKAERRTMKELGLKRARQFGWPNTYVFTKAMGEMLLGHLRGELPVVILRPSIITSILKEPLPGWMEGIRTIDAVVIGYAKQTLPFFLVDLSLIMDVIPGDMVVNAMMVAMAAHSEERAQTIYHVTSSLRNPAPYAILADTGHRYFYDNPPRTGRKGEPARLNKMRFFSTVARLSLYMAVRYRLPLEMLRLVNIALCGVFSRRYDDLSRKYRFIVQLIELYAPYSLFKGCFDDMNTERLRMAMKKEQDENGAEEYYFDFDPKSINWDSYFYGVHIPGVLKYMRD, encoded by the exons ATGATCGGCGAGATGGACGCGGACATGGTCGTAGGATACTTCGGCGGCAAGAGCATGCTCATCACCGGTTCAACTGGGTTCTTAGGAAAAG TTCTCGTGGAGAAGATTCTGAGGGTGCAGCCTGATGTCAAGAAGCTCTTCCTCTTGGTTCGTGCTCCCGACATCGAATCCGCAAAGCTTCGGATTCAGACTGAG GTCACAGGGAGGGAGATCTTTCTAGTTCTGAAAGAAAAACATGGTATAGGGTTCGACGATTTTATCGAAGAAAAGATCTGCCCTTTGGCAGGAGACATCATGTATGAGAACTTTGGACTAGACACTGCCAACCTGAGAGAATTGTCCAAGGACATAGACATCATCGTCAACATAGCTGCCACTACAAACTTCTCTGAAAG ATACGACGTGGCTTTCGATGCTAATGTCTTGGGAGCGAAGCACGTCTGCGCGTTCGCGAGGAAGTGTACGAAACTCAAGATGCTGCTTCATGTTTCAACTG CCTATGTAGCTGGTGAACAAGAGGGGCTAATACTAGAGAAGCCGTTCTTGATGGGTGAGACACTAAAGGAGGGCACACATTTGGACATCGAATCCGAGCTAAATCTGATCAGAGAGACCAGGAGAGAGCTGAAGGCTAACTGTTCTTTGGAGAAGGCTGAGAGGAGAACCATGAAGGAGCTTGGCCTCAAGAG GGCTCGGCAGTTTGGGTGGCCAAACACATATGTCTTCACCAAGGCAATGGGGGAGATGCTGCTGGGGCATCTGCGAGGGGAGCTTCCCGTGGTCATCCTCCGGCCGAGCATCATAACCAGCATCCTCAAGGAGCCATTGCCTGGATGGATGGAGGGAATCAG GACGATCGACGCGGTGGTCATCGGCTACGCCAAGCAGACCTTGCCATTCTTCCTGGTCGACCTCAGTTTGATAATGGACGTG ATTCCGGGGGACATGGTGGTGAACGCCATGATGGTGGCCATGGCGGCGCACTCCGAGGAGAGGGCGCAGACCATCTACCACGTGACGTCGTCGCTGCGCAACCCGGCGCCCTACGCGATCCTGGCGGACACGGGGCACCGCTACTTCTACGACAACCCGCCGCGCACAGGGAGGAAGGGCGAGCCCGCCCGGCTGAACAAGATGCGCTTCTTTAGCACGGTGGCGCGGCTGAGCCTGTACATGGCCGTCAGGTACAGGCTCCCGCTCGAG ATGCTTCGTCTGGTGAACATTGCGCTCTGCGGCGTCTTCTCGCGGCGCTACGACGACCTCAGCAGGAAGTACAGGTTCATCGTGCAGCTCATTGAGCTCTACGCGCCCTACAGCTTGTTCAAAGGATG CTTTGATGACATGAACACGGAGAGGCTAAGGATGGCGATGAAGAAGGAGCAAGATGAGAACGGTGCAGAAGAATATTACTTCGATTTCGATCCCAAGTCCATCAACTGGGACAGCTATTTCTATGGTGTTCACATCCCCGGTGTGCTCAAGTACATGCGTGattga